The segment CGAGTACAGAAAATATAGCAAGTTATGTAAATAATATACCTACCACTGAATCAGGTACACATGAAACAGGATTTAAAACAGGTATGACTAGAGCATTTAAAGAATGGGCTAAAAAATTAAACATTGTAAAAGAAAAAGATAGAGGATTTGAGGGAGATGACTTAAGAGAAGGAATGACAGCTATCTTAAGAGTTAAAATAAGTAATCCTATATTTGAAGGACAAACTAAGACAAAGCTAGGTAATAATGAAGCATATACCGTTATGAATGAACTTGCCTATATTAAAATAGGAGAGTGGATTGAAGATAATAAAGAAATAGCTATTCAAATAATTAATAATGCAGTATCTGCAGCAGCTAGAAGAGATAAAATAAAGAAAATAAATGATGCTGAAAAAAAGAAAATTGGAAAAGGTGCGGCTCCTCTTGCAGGAAAAGTATCTATATGTACATTGAAAAAATCTGATGTATGTGAATTTATTGTAGTTGAGGGAGACTCAGCTGGTGGAAGTGCAAAACAAGCAAGGGATAGAAGATTTCAAACTATAATGCCTTCTAAAGGAAAGATAATGAATACAGAAAAGCAAAGACTTGAGAATGTTTTAGCAAGCGAAGAACTTAAATTATTTAATACAGCAATAGGAACAGGTGTTTTAGAAAATTACAATGAAGAAGATTTAAAATATAACAAAATAATTATTTTAAGTGATGCAGATGTTGATGGATATCATATAAGAACATTATGGATAACTTATATTTATAGATACATGAAATCTTTGATTACTAATGGACATTTATATATAGCACTTCCTCCATTATATAAAGTATATAAAAACGCCAAAAATGGAGAAGTAAAAAGATATGCATATAGTGATGATGAATTAGAATTAGCAAAAAAAGAAATTGGAAAGGGAGCATTAATACAAAGATATAAAGGACTTGGAGAAATGAATCCAGACCAGCTATGGGATACCACTTTAAATCCTGAAACTAGAACTCTTCAACAAATAACCATTGAAGATGCTGCTAAAGCTGAAAAAATGATTTCACTTTTAATGGGAGATGTAGTAGAGCCTAGAAGAAACTATATGTATAAATACGCGGAATTTTAATCAGTTTTTAAACATAGTAGACTGTAGAAAGGATTGAAATTAGTATGTCTAGAAAAAATATAAATATTCCAAAAGATAACAATATAATAAAAACTTCTATATCAGAAGTTATGCCTGAAAACTATCTTCCTTATGCTGTAGAGGTTGCAAAAGAAAGAGCGCTTCCAGATGTAAGAGATGGATTAAAACCGGTACATAGAAGAATATTATATGGAGCATATAAATTAAAAGCAACACCAGATAAGCCATATTATAAATCGGCGAGAATTGTTGGAGATATTTTAGGGAAATATCATCCTCATGGGGATACTTCGGTATATGATGCTATGGTAATTTTAGCTCAAGATTTTACTACAAGAATACCTCTTATAGATGGTCATGGAAATTGGGGAAGTATAGATGGAGATAATGCAGCTGCTATGCGTTATACAGAAGCTAGGCTAACAAATCCTGCTTTAGAAATGTTAAGAGATATAGATAAAGATGTAGTAGATATGGTTAGCAATTATTCGGATACAGAATTAGAACCGAAAGTTCTTTCTGCTAGATTTCCTAATCTACTTGTAAATGGTGCTTTTGGTATAGCTGTAGGACTTGCTACAAATATTCCACCACATAATCTTAGGGAAAGTATAGATGCTACTGTAGCTTACATAGATAATAATGATATTTCAACAAAAGAGCTTATGAACTACATAAAAGGTCCAGATCTTCCAACAGGTGGAATAATAATAGGAGAACAAGCTTTACTTTCTGCTTATGAAAAAGGTGAAGGAAGGGTGACGTTAAGGGCTAAGACAAGTATAGAAAAATTAGAGAATGACAGATATGGAATAATAATAAAAGAATTTCCGTATAGAAAAAATAAATCCAAGATACTACAAACAATATCTGAGATGACAGCAGATAAAAAACATAGCAAAGCATTAGAAAATATAACAGACATAAGAGATGAGTCAGATAGAAACGGTATAAGAGCAGTTATAGAATTTAAAAAGTCTGCCAATGTAGAAGTAGTTGAAAGAGTATTAAAATATTTATTCAAAAAAACAGAACTTCAATGTAATATAAGTTTTAATATGGTAGCTATAGCAGATGGCAAACCTGAAACTTTAGGGCTTAAGACTATACTTAAATATTATGTAGAGCATCAAAAAGAAGTAGTTATAAGAAGAAGTGAAAAAGAATTAGAAATATCTAAAAAAAGATTTCACATAGTGGAAGGATTTATAAAGGCTATAGACATAATGGATGAAATATTAGATACCATAAGATCATCAAAGTCAAAAAAAGATTCAGAGCAAAACTTAGTCAATAAGTTCGGATTTTCCATGGAGCAAGCACAAGCAATAGTTGAACTTATGTTATATAAATTAACAGGTCTTGAAATAAAAGTTTTTGAAAAAGAATACAAAAACTTAGAAAAAAAAATAAAGGCTTTAGAAAAAATATTGAGTAGTGAAAAAGAACTTTTTAAGGTTGTAAAAAAGGAACTTGAAGAAGTTAAAGAAAAATATGGTGATGATAGAAGAACTGAAATAGTACATGATGATGAACAGGCTAAAATTGATATAGAGGAACTTATATTAGATGAAGATATAATAATTACGTTATCGAATGAGGGCTATATAAAAAGAGTTGGAGATAAATACTATAGAAGACTAAACCCTAAGGTAGAAGATATAGAGTATAGAGAGGGAGATTTTAATACATATGTTTTAAATGGTAATACTAAAGATAATATGATGATTTTTACAGATCAAGGAAATCTATATCAAATTAGGATATCTAATATTCCAGAAATGAAATGGAAGGAAAAAGGGGAAAGATTAGATGCATTAATTAAAGCTTTAGACATAGAGAAAGAAAAAATCATAGATGTATATATAATTTCTGAATTATTATCTAGCAAAAGTTTTATGTTTTTTACAAATAGAGGGGTAATAAAAAAATCATCATTAGATAAGTTTAAAACTAATTATTCTAAATTATTAGCATTAAAATTAAAAGACAACGAAAAACTTATAGATATTAAATTAGTAAATACTGAGCATATAGATAAATATATAAGTGTAAATACTAAAAGCGGATTAACATTTACTGTAGATGTACCTAGAATTGAAGATAATGAAAGAAATATTATGGGAACACAGATATTTAATATAGCTAATAATGATGAAGTTAAATCTATTGAGTATACAGATAAATTTGATATTAATAATTTTGTTGTTAATATAAATAAAAATGGGAATATAAAAATATCAAATAGAATAAAGCATAAGAATTTTTACGGATGTTATGCAAATTCTTTAAGTAGATTAATTATTTTTGGAAATAAAGGGAATGTTTATTGTGTTCCGGCTTATATGATACAAAATATTGATTCAAAAGGAATAAAATTAAATGATCTTATAGATGACTTTAAAGAAAACGAAGAAGAAATAGTAAATATATATTCAATCTCAGAATTTAGTGATTTAACTAGTGTTTATTTCTTCACTAAAAGTGGATATGTGAAAAGAACTAGTTTAGAAGAATTTAATGGAGAAAATCCTTGTATAAAAGGATATAAGTTTAAAAAGGAAGAAGATACAATAATAAATGTTTTATTAGCTAATAATAATGATAAAAAAGATGTTATTCTTATAACTAAAAATGCAATGGGAATAAGATTTGAAGGAAATAGTATTAGCTATATGGGGAAAGTAGCATCTGGTGTTACTGGTATAAGTTTAAGAGATAATGATGAAGTGATATTTGCTCAGTTTATAGATAAAAAAGATGAAAAAGACGTTATAAGCATAGATGGACAATTTAAGAGTAATTTGAATATTGAGTGTAAAGATAGAATAGAAGCTGAAATTATTTTACAAAATATAAAAAACCAAAATAGAGCAGGAAAAGGTAAAAAATTAATAAATTTAGAATTGGATGATTATGTAAAGTCTATAAAATAAGAAACACCTCTTGGTATACTGTAATATACTAAGAGGTGTTTTAGATACTGTAGATACATATTTATACTATAATACAAAAAAGTGTGTACTTGATATTATTGATAGAATAGAATAAAATCAAAATTGTCAAATAAAGATGTTTTTACTCGAAAACATTAATACACATGGACATTTATATTTATTGAGGGAGAAACTCCGCTAGACGTATTTAAAATGCCAGTTGTGAAAAATATTATGTAGGAGGTAATATAAAATGGATTTTAATTTAACTAGAGAGCAACAATATGTAAAACAAATGGTAAAAGAATTTGTAGAAAACGAAATCACACCTATAGCTGCTGAAACAGATGCAACAGGTGTGTTCCCAATGGAAGTTTACAAAAAGCTAGGTAAATACGGTATAATTGGTTTACCTTACCCTAAAGAATACGGTGGAACAGGTGGAGATTACCTATCTTACATTTTAGCAGTAGAAGAAATTTCTAAAGCTTGTGGTACTCTTGGAATTTCCTACTCAGTTAACACTTCTTTATGTTGTGGAGCTATTTACCAAAATGGTACAGAAGAACAAAAGAAAAAATATCTTCCAGACTTATGCTCAGGAAAGAAAATTGGTTCTTTCGGATTAACTGAACCAAATGCAGGTACTGATGCATCAGGAGCTCAAACTGTAGCTGTAAGAGATGGAGATAACTATATATTAAATGGACAAAAATGCTTTATAACAAACAGCCCACTTGCTGAAACATTTGTTATATTTGCTATAACTGATAGATCTAAAGGAACTAAAGGAATATCAGCATTTATAGTTGAAAAAGATTTCCCAGGAATCTCAATTGGTAAAATTGAAGATAAAATGGGTATCAGAGGAGCACAAGTTGGAGAAATCATACTTGAAGATTGCGTAGTTCCAGCTGAAAACCTACTTGGAAAAGAAGGAAGAGGATTTGGAATAGCTATGAAGACTCTTGATGGAGGAAGAATTGGTGTTGCAGCTCAAGGTCTTGGATTAGCTGAAGGTGCATTTGATGCAGCTAGAGAATACATGAAAGAAAGAAAACAATTCGGAAAACAATTATATAAATTCCAAGGAATAGCTTGGAGAATGGCAGACATGGATTTAAGAATAGAACAATCTAGACACTTATTATATCTAGCTGCTATGGATAAGAACGATGGTAGACCATACTCAGTTTCAGCTGCAAGAGCTAAACTATCTTGTACAGATACTGCTATGTATGTTACTACTGAAGCTGTTCAATTATTCGGTGGATATGGATACATTAAAGATTACCCAGTAGAAAGAATGATGAGAGACGCTAAGATTACTCAAATCTACGAAGGAACTAACGAAGTTCAAAGAATGGTTATTTCAGGATCAATATTCAGATAATAATTAATTTAAGGAGGAATAGACAATGAAAATAGTTGTTTGCTTAAAGCAAGTTCCAGATACAAACCAAGTTAAAATAGATCCAGTTACAGGAACACTTATAAGAGAAGGAGTTCCATCAATCATAAATCCAGAAGACAAAAATGCTTTAGAAGAAGCATTAAGAATAAAAGATGAAAACGGAGCTACTGTTACAGTAATAAGCATGGGACCTCCACAAGCAGAAGCTGCTTTAAGAGAAGCTATGGCTATGGGAGCTGATGATGCTATATTAATATCTGACAGAGCATTCGCAGGAGCAGATACACTTGCAACATCTCATGCATTAGCAGGAGCATTAAAGAAATTAGATTACGATATAATTTTTGCAGGAAGACAAGCTATTGATGGAGATACTGCACAAGTTGGACCAGAAATAGCTGAACATTTACAACTTCCTCAAATCACTTATGTAGAAAAAGTAGATGTTGAAGGAGATAAATTAACAGTAAGAAGAGCTTTAGAAAACGGATATGAAGTATTAGAAGTTCAAACTCCATGCCTTCTAACTGCAATTAAAGAATTAAATGAACCAAGATACATGGATATGAGAAATGTATTTGGATTATTTGAAAGAGAAGTTAAAGTATGGTCAGCTGATGATATAGATGTTGACAAAGCTTTATTAGGATTAAAAGGATCTCCAACAAAAGTTAAAAGATCAATGACTAAAGAAGCTAAAGGACAAGGCGAAGTAGTTAATAAGCCAGTTAAAGAAGCAGCAGCTTACGCAGCTTCAAAATTAAAAGAAAAACACTACATTTAGTATATATAAGTAGGAGGGATAAGTAATGAATATAGCAGATTTCAAAGGCGTTTGGGTATTCGCAGAACAAAGAGACGGAGAATTACAAAAAGTAGCTTTAGAATTACTTGGAAAAGGTAGAGAAATTGCAGATAAACTAGGAGTAGAATTAACTGCAGTTTTACTTGGAAATAAAATCGAAAATGTTGCAAATGAATTATTAGCACATGGAGCTGATAAAGTTCTTTATGCTGAAGATGAAAGATTAGTAAACTATACAACTGGTGCTTATACAAGAGTAATCTGTGACCTTGTAAATGAAAAGAAACCAGAAATATTATTCATCGGAGCTAGCTTCATAGGAAGAGACTTAGGTCCAAGAGTAGCTGCAAGATTACACACTGGTTTAACAGCAGATTGTACATCATTAGACACTGAAGAAGGAACAGGTCATTTATTAATGACAAGACCAGCATTTGGTGGAAACTTAATGGCAACAATCATGTGTACAGAAAACAGACCACAAATGTCAACTGTAAGACCAGGAGTTTTTGATAAATTAGAAGCTGATGAATCTAGAGTAGATGCAGCTAAAATCGAAAAAGTTAATGTACAACTAGATGCTGAAGACTTAAAAGTAACAGTTAAAGAAGTTGTTAAAATAGCTAAAGAAGTTGCTGATATCGGAGAAGCTGAAGTAATCGTAGCAGGTGGTAGAGGAGTTGGAAACAAAGAAAACTTCGCAAAACTACAAGAACTTGCTGATGCTTTAAATGGTGTAGTAGCAGGATCAAGAGCAGCTACAGATAACGGTTGGATAGATCATGCGTTACAAATTGGTCAGACTGGTAAAACTGTAAGACCTAAATTATACATTGCTTGTGGTATTTCAGGAGCAATCCAACATTTAGCTGGAATGCAAGATAGTGATTACATAATCGCTATAAACAAAGATGAAGATGCTGCAATCATGAAAGTTGCTGATTTAGGATTAGTAGGAGACTTAAACAAAATAATCCCTGAATTAATAGCACAAATAAAAAGCTATAACTAATAATTAGAAATAAAAAGCTGTTGGTATATACCAACAGCTTTTTTTATATTATTAAAATATAAGTAATATATTGAGAAGAATCAGTATATAAATTATACAAGATATATAAATAAATAGTATAATACTAAAAAGTGCCTACTTGATGTAAACTATACGATGACATAAAATTAGAAACAAAGGTAAGTTTTAAGTAACTTTTAGTTAAGTTTTAAGTAAGTTAAAATAAATACAAGTAAGTTTTTAGTAAGTTTTAGGTAAGTTTTAAGTAAATTAAATTAAAAATAAGTAAGTGAAAAATCAAGGGGGAATTGAACATGGAATTTAAGAACTTATTACTAAAAAAAGAAAATGGTATAGGATATGTAACTATCAATAGACCAAAAGCATTAAATGCTTTAAACTCTGAAACTTTACAAGAAATAGGTTTAGTTTTTGAGCAAATTGAAAATGATGATGAAATATTTGTAGTTATATTAACTGGTGCTGGAGACAAATCATTTGTAGCTGGAGCAGATATTTCAGAAATGAAAGATAAAAATGGAATGGAAGGAAGAAAATTTGGATTATTAGGAAACAATACTTTCAGAAAAGTTGAATCATTATCAAAACCAGTTATAGCTGCTATTAATGGATTTGCTTTAGGTGGCGGATGTGAAATTTCAATGGCTTGTGATATAAGAATAGCTTCAACTAAGGCTAAATTTGCTCAACCAGAAGTAGGTCTTGGAATTACTCCTGGATTTGGTGGAACTCAAAGACTTCCAAGAATAGTTGGAATGGGAATGGCTAAAGAAATGATATATACTGGAAATATAATAAATGCAGATGAAGCATTTAGAATAGGTCTTGTGAATAAAGTGGTTGAACCAGAAGAATTAATGAATGTAGCTACAAAACTTGCTCAAGACATTATGAAAAGTGCACCAATAGCTGTTAAATTAGCTAAACAAGCTATAAACAGAGGAATGCAGGTAGATATAGATACAGCTATAAACTTTGAAGCTGAATTATTTGGAGCTTGTTTTTCAACAGAAGATCAAACTGAAGGAATGAGTGCTTTCCTTGAAAAGAGAAAAGAAAAGAATTTCCAAAATAAATAATAAAATAATTAAATAAATACATGAAATATAAGATCAAGTAAAAGTTTTAACATTTGCTTGGTCTTATATTTTTTATTAAAGGTTAGTAGGGTTTATAATTTATTTTAAATAAAAATAACAATAATTAACCCTCTATTTCATATAAATGAAATAGAGGAGGAGAAACTATGAATATAAGTGCTATTATAGAAGAAAGCAGTAATCCACTGTATAAAATACCTGTATTTCTTAGTTATGCAGTACCATATAATTCTTTACAAACAAAATTTTTAGAAACAATAATAAATAAAATAAAGTGCCAATTAATTTTTCCAAGAACTCTTGGAAGATCGGATCAATACACAGAAACACCTATAATATCCATAAAAAGAATGATGTTAAGCAATTATGGATGTTTAGCTACGGCATTTAAAAGAGCATATATTCCTACGGCTATAGTTAAACCTAATTCACAGCAGGAACAAATAATAAACAATTTTTGGACTACTAGCCCTTATTTACAAATAGAAATTGCTATGAGCATTCAAAGGGGATTTCCTTTAATGATTTTAGTAGAAGATGGAGTTAATACTGATGGTGTCTTTGGTGGAGTATTGCAACAAGGAGCAACTCCATATAATATAATTAACTTTAGTCTAAGTGATTATGAATCTATAGAAAATTTTTTTGAAAGTGTATTCTGGAGAGAGACATTTTTAGATTGGGTAGGAAAAGTTAGGGGATTTTATAGTAAAGAAACTGACCCTATGATTCAATAATAAATGTATTACTTAATTTTTGCAAAATGAAAAGTTGAATTGGTAAAACTGTAAAAAATAAATATGGTATATTTATTGTCCTAATTATATAAAAAAGTTACTAAACATTTAATATATAGCGTCAAATACATCAATTAATATTTTATCTATTAATGAAGAAATTTGTAACTATTTAAATGATGTGAACTTTTAAAATTAACGAAGTTAAGTTATTATATAAAATTAATTCTTGTATGCAATTTTATTTTAGGAATAGAACGGAAAATAGATATTTTTTAATAATTAAAAAATAGTGAGAATAAGTATAATATAAATTTAATAAATATATGATTATTGTAGAAATATAGTGTCGATTTTATATTTTTTGTATAATATGAATTAAGAAGTTGAATTTATATTAGGGTGATGTATATGGTATGTAATTGTTGTTCAATAGATCAAATAATTTCCTACATTTGTGAAAATGAATATCAATATTTCTTTCAGAAAAAAAATGTTGTAGGAGTAGGTGTTGGATATAAAGTGCAGGGGGGATTTTGTACAAATAAAAAAAGTTTGATAGTATTTGTTTCTAATAAAATCTCATCAAATGAACTATCTTGTAATGATTTGATTCCACCATTATATAGAGGAATTATTACAGATGTAATGGAAAGTGGCACCATACAATTTCAAAAATTAACACAAAAATCTCGTCCAGTTGAAGGAGGATTTGCCATAGGTGTCGAGGGAACTATGGAATCTACAACAATGGGATGCTTGGTCACAGATGGAAAATACAAGTATGTTTTAACTACTAATCATGGCATAGTTAAGGATCAATTTGCAATAGGGCGTAATATATTACAACCAAGTCCTCAAAATGGGGGAAAGGTTCCGGAAGATATAATCGGAACTATTTCAAAATTCATACCTTTAAAATATAAGGGTACCTTTACAGAACCTACAAATCTTGTGGATTGTTGCATGATTATTGTACTTCAAGAAAGTTTGGTAAGTCCTAAAATTCATTTTTTAAATACGCCTCCACTTGGAGTGGCTAATCCGGAATTAAATATAGATGTTCAGAAAATTGGTAGTGCTACTGAAAAAACTATCGGAAAGATACTATCCGTAAGTGCAACTATGAAACTTGAATTTAATAAAAAAGATTATATATTTAAAAAGCAAATAGTAACAACTAAAATGACAGGAGATGGTGATTCAGGAGCTATAGTTTTAAATATGCGTAACTTTGCTGTAGGAATGGCTATAGGAGGTTCACAATCTATAACTGTAGTTAATAATATGGCGAATGTTTTAAAATCATTAAATGTTAATATTGTAACTCATTAAACATTAACCATAAAAACCCATTAGTATTTACACAAGGGTTTTTATGGTTATGCAAATATTGGTAAAAGGAGGTGAATCTTAGCTATATAAGTGTACTAATAAGAGTATTCTATAGCTAAAGATAAATAATGATAAAATATATATTAGAAAATGGTGTGCAATTATATTATGTAAAAAGACAAGGACACATATCTTCTTTTTGTATTGGATTTAATGCAGGAGCATTAGTAGAAAATAAAAGGGAAATTGGGATTGCTCATGCAGTAGAACATATGGTATTTAAAGGAACTAGAACTAGAAGTGAAGATGAAATAAATAAAATGTTGGATAAGATATTTGGATTTAATAATGCAATGACAAATTATCCATATGTAATATATTATGGCACAACTTTATCTTCAGATTTTCATAAAGGATTTCAATTGTATTCTGATATAGTAATGAACCCCTCATTTGCTAAAGATGGATTTGAAGAAGAAATTAATGTTATTTTAGAAGAACTTAAGGAATGGAAAGATGATCCTTATCAAGAATGTGAGGATGAGTTATTTTTTAATGCATTTAATAAAAGACGAATTAAAGAGTTAATAATAGGCAATAAAGAAAGCATCGAAAATATAACTTTAAATGATATAAAGCACTTTTATAATAAACACTATACTCCAGAAAATTGTGTTATAAGTGTAGTATCTTCGTTAGAATTTCATGAAGTTTTGAAAATAGTAAATGATAATTTTGGAGCATGGAAAAATCACTATAAAGTTAAGATTGAAGATATATATGATAAAAATGTACCAGGAGTCTTTTATAAAATAAGAAAGGACCTAAATGGAGCTAAGATACAATATTGTTTTCCTATACATAATTTAAGTAAGGAAGAGATAGAGGCTTTAAAAATATTTAATTTTAAATTTGGGGAAGGCACAAGTAGTATATTATTTGACGAAATAAGAACTAAAAATGGTATGGCTTATGATATAAGTAGTAGCATAAAAAGTGAAAAAGGTATTAAATTATTTGTGATTACATTAGGCACATCAGAAGATAAAGTTGATAAAGCAATGGACCTAATAAACAAGAGCATATGTAGTATAAAAAGCATAAAAGGGATGTTTAATGAAAATAATATTAAAGATATAATAAAAAGTATAAATTTAAAAAAAGAGTTAGCTTTAGAAAAATCAATTGAACTATGTAAAAAAATTACTACAAATAAGATAATGTTTAATTCTACAGATGATATTTTTAATGAGTTTATGAATGATAAGTTCATGGATGAGAAAAAAATTATTGATACTGCATGTAAGGTGCTTAAAAAGCCTAGTATACAAATTTTAAAACCTTAATAGAGGATAAAAAATAAGTACTGTATAGAAGTACTTATTTTTTTATAGTTTGATATTGATTTGTAAATGAGAATGTATTACAATTATAGTATACACACCCGCTAGGGGGGAGGGGTAAAATTATGAATGAAGAAAAGAAAAAAGCAGTTCAATATTTAAAAACTGCTAAAGGGCAAATTGATGGAATTTTAAAAATGATAGATGATAGTAGATACTGTATAGATATATCAAATCAAATTATAGCAGCAGAAGCTTTATTAAAAAAAGCTAATTCTATGATATTAAAACAACATTTAAATCATTGCGTAAAGGATGCTTTTTTACATGATAAAGGTGAAGAAAAAGTTGATGAAATAATGTCTGTACTGAGTAAATTAATGAAGTAAAATTAAGTAATAGGAGGCAAGGAAATATGGATAAGACATTAAATATCCAAGGAATGACTTGTGCAGCCTGTGCAAAAGCAGTTGAAAAAGTTTCTAAAAAAACTAATGGTGTAATTGAAGCAAATGTTAATTTCGCTTCAGAAAAATTATATATAAAGTATGACGAAAGTGTTGTATCTGAAGAAGAAATAATTAATGTAATTAAAAAAGCTGGGTATTCTGCACAGGAAGAAAAAAACACAAAAACAGTTACTATGAAAATAGATGGTATGACGTGTACAGCGTGTGCTAAGGCAGTAGAGAAAGTTACTAGGAAACTAGAGGGTGTAGAAAAGGCAGAGATTAACTTTGCAACGGAAAAACTATATTTGGAATATGAACCTTCTAAGGTAAGAATATCTTCTATAAAAAAGAAAATAGAAGATGCTGGATATATTGCAACGGAAAAAGAAGTTTCTGTTGATTTAGATAAAGAGAGAAAAGATAAAGAAATAAAAACTATGTGGAACAATTTTTTATATTCTGCGGTGTTTGCAATTCCACTTTTAATAATTTCAATGGGACATATGATTGGAATGTATTTACCTAAAACAATCGATCCTATGTTAAATCCGTTGAATTTTGCTTTAATTCAATTTATGTTAGTTGTACCATGTATTTATAATGGAAAAAAATTTTATAAGATTGGATTTAAAACATTATTTAAAGGAAGTCCCAATATGGATTCTTTAATTGCAATAGGAAGTGGTGCTGCAATAATTTATGGATTATTTGCTACCTTTAAAATAGCTAAAGGACATGCAGAGTATACTATGGATTTATATTTTGAATCTGCAGCAACAATAATAACATTAATTTCATTAGGAAAGTATTTAGAAGCTAAGTCAAAGGGAAAGACATCTGAGGCAATAAAAAAACTAATGGGATTAGCACCTAAAACAGCATTAATACTTCAAAATGGAAAAGAAGTAACTATACCAATAGAAGAAGTAGAAATTGGAGACACAATTGTAGTAAAGCCTGGTGACAAGATACCAGTGGATGGAGTTGTAATGAAAGGAAATTCGTCTATAGATGAATCTATGTTAACCGGAGAAAGTATACCAGTTGAAAAAACTATAAATGACAAAATATATGGTGCAACTATAAATAAAAATGGATATTTAAAATTTGAAGCGACAAAAGTTGGAAAAGATACAGCTTTATCACAAATAATAGATTTAGTTGAGAAAGCTCAAGGTTCAAAGGCACCTATTGCAAGACTTGCAGATATTATATCAGCATACTTTGTACCAACAGTTATAATTATTGCTATAATTTCAGCAATAAGCTGGTACATAGCAGGAAAAGGTACAATATTCTCGCTTACAATATTTATTTCAGTTTTAGTAATTGCTTGTCCTTGTGCGTTAGGACTTGCAACTCCTACAGCTATTATGGTAAGTTCGGGAAAAGGAGCTTCAAATGGGATTTTAATAAAAGGTGGAGAAGCACTAGAAACTGCACACAAAATAAATACAATAGTATTTGATAAGACAGGAACTATAACAGAAGGAAAGCCTGAAGTTACAAATGTAATTACAAGTGAGGGTTTTGAGGAAAATTATTTAATTAAAGTGGTGGCATCAGCCGAAAAAGCTTCTGAGCATCCACTAGGTGAAGCTATAGTGAAATATGCAGAGGACAAAGAAATACCATTAATAGATGTTAAATCTTTTAAATCTATAACGGGT is part of the Clostridium botulinum genome and harbors:
- a CDS encoding short-chain-enoyl-CoA hydratase; translated protein: MEFKNLLLKKENGIGYVTINRPKALNALNSETLQEIGLVFEQIENDDEIFVVILTGAGDKSFVAGADISEMKDKNGMEGRKFGLLGNNTFRKVESLSKPVIAAINGFALGGGCEISMACDIRIASTKAKFAQPEVGLGITPGFGGTQRLPRIVGMGMAKEMIYTGNIINADEAFRIGLVNKVVEPEELMNVATKLAQDIMKSAPIAVKLAKQAINRGMQVDIDTAINFEAELFGACFSTEDQTEGMSAFLEKRKEKNFQNK
- a CDS encoding electron transfer flavoprotein subunit beta/FixA family protein, which translates into the protein MKIVVCLKQVPDTNQVKIDPVTGTLIREGVPSIINPEDKNALEEALRIKDENGATVTVISMGPPQAEAALREAMAMGADDAILISDRAFAGADTLATSHALAGALKKLDYDIIFAGRQAIDGDTAQVGPEIAEHLQLPQITYVEKVDVEGDKLTVRRALENGYEVLEVQTPCLLTAIKELNEPRYMDMRNVFGLFEREVKVWSADDIDVDKALLGLKGSPTKVKRSMTKEAKGQGEVVNKPVKEAAAYAASKLKEKHYI
- a CDS encoding metal-sensing transcriptional repressor — protein: MNEEKKKAVQYLKTAKGQIDGILKMIDDSRYCIDISNQIIAAEALLKKANSMILKQHLNHCVKDAFLHDKGEEKVDEIMSVLSKLMK
- a CDS encoding electron transfer flavoprotein subunit alpha/FixB family protein gives rise to the protein MNIADFKGVWVFAEQRDGELQKVALELLGKGREIADKLGVELTAVLLGNKIENVANELLAHGADKVLYAEDERLVNYTTGAYTRVICDLVNEKKPEILFIGASFIGRDLGPRVAARLHTGLTADCTSLDTEEGTGHLLMTRPAFGGNLMATIMCTENRPQMSTVRPGVFDKLEADESRVDAAKIEKVNVQLDAEDLKVTVKEVVKIAKEVADIGEAEVIVAGGRGVGNKENFAKLQELADALNGVVAGSRAATDNGWIDHALQIGQTGKTVRPKLYIACGISGAIQHLAGMQDSDYIIAINKDEDAAIMKVADLGLVGDLNKIIPELIAQIKSYN
- a CDS encoding M16 family metallopeptidase gives rise to the protein MIKYILENGVQLYYVKRQGHISSFCIGFNAGALVENKREIGIAHAVEHMVFKGTRTRSEDEINKMLDKIFGFNNAMTNYPYVIYYGTTLSSDFHKGFQLYSDIVMNPSFAKDGFEEEINVILEELKEWKDDPYQECEDELFFNAFNKRRIKELIIGNKESIENITLNDIKHFYNKHYTPENCVISVVSSLEFHEVLKIVNDNFGAWKNHYKVKIEDIYDKNVPGVFYKIRKDLNGAKIQYCFPIHNLSKEEIEALKIFNFKFGEGTSSILFDEIRTKNGMAYDISSSIKSEKGIKLFVITLGTSEDKVDKAMDLINKSICSIKSIKGMFNENNIKDIIKSINLKKELALEKSIELCKKITTNKIMFNSTDDIFNEFMNDKFMDEKKIIDTACKVLKKPSIQILKP